The window GCAGGGGCTGGTGGACCGTCTGATCCGTCCAAGCCAATCACAGTTGTCATTGTCTGTGATCAATATCCATGAGGTGTGTGAACGGGTACATGCACTGATCAGGGCAGAGTATCAGGATCGCATCACCATTGTGAAAGATTATGATGCCTCAGTTCCGGACATGAAGGCCGATATGGCCAAACTGGTGCAGGCCTACCTGAACCTGGCCAGGAACGCAGCGCAATCGCTGCTTGGCGACGCACAGTCGCGCTTGTCGCCCGACGGCGGACAGGATTCTGCTGAAGGCAAGAAGGGCAATACTGAGCACGCCGACAATAGCCTGGAACGTGTCGGACCGAAACTGATTCTACGTACGCGCATATTAAATAAATTTTATCTGCTCAATAAGGTGCACCGCCTGGTGGTGGTGGTTTCTGTTGTCGATAACGGTGCCGGCGTGCCCAAGCACCTGAAGGACCGGATTTTTCACCCCCTGGTCACCGGTCGTGCAGAAGGCACCGGCCTGGGCCTGAGTCTGGCTCAGGAACTGGTGCATCAGCATGGTGGAGTGATTGAATTTGATTCCGAACCGGGTCATACCGAGTTCAGAATGTTGTTACCGTTGGAGCAAGTATGAAAACAATCTGGATTGTCGATGATGACCAGGCTATTCGCTGGGTGCTGGACAAAGCGCTGCAGCGGGCCGGAATGGCGCCAACCTGTTTCGAACGCGCCAGAGATGTGCTCGAAGCGTTGCAGACAGAACAGCCCGATGTGCTGGTTACCGATATCCGCATGCCGGATATATCGGGGATTGATCTGCTCAAGGCGATCAAACAGCGGGCGGCTGATTTGCCCGTCATTGTGATGACCGCGTACACGGATTTGGATAGCACGGTGACGGCTTTTCATGAAGGTGCATTTGATTATCTGGTCAAGCCGTTTGATGTGAATGAAGCTGTTGCGCTGATTGAGCGAGCATATGAACATGGTCGTGAGAACACCGACAAGGGCACAGAACCGACCATCCTGGCGCCGGCCCTGACTTCCGATTACGATAGGATGATGACGCAGTCGTCATCCAGGCAGATGCAGGAAATATTCCGTGCGATTGGCCGCCTTGCGCCTTCCAAGGTGACGGTACTGATTACCGGCGAGTCCGGTACCGGCAAGGAGCTGATTGCGCGCGCCGTACACAAGCATGGTACGCGGGCGGGTAAGCCGTTTGTCGCGCTGAACGCGGCTGCGATTCCCCGCGATTTGCTGGAAGCAGAATTGTTCGGGCATGAGCGCGGTTCCTTTACGGGCGCCAGCGCACAGCGCCGCGGCCGTTTTGAAGAAGCCAATGGCGGAACGCTGTTCCTGGATGAAATCGGCGATATGCCGCTGGAGTTGCAAACCCGCCTGTTGAGGGTGCTGGCCGAAGGCAATTTTTATCGGATCGGCGGTTCCCAGCCGGTGAGTGTGGATGTGCGCATTATTGCGGCCACCCATCAGCCGCTGGAAGTACGGGTGGAGCAGGGCACCTTTCGGGAAGATCTGTTCCATCGCCTGAATGTCATCCGCTTGCGCGTACCGCCATTGCGCGAACGTCGTGAGGATATTGGCCAGCTGGCCGCCCATTTTCTGAAAGTGGCTGCGAGCAGTCTGGGTGTGGCACCCAAGCAGCTGAGTACGGAGGCGCTGGAAATTTTGCAGCAGTTTGATTTTCCGGGCAATGTGCGCCAGCTGGAGAACTTTTGTCATTGGCTGACGGTCATGT of the Advenella mimigardefordensis DPN7 genome contains:
- a CDS encoding two-component system sensor histidine kinase NtrB codes for the protein MATKLTDAYDLLATSVLLVDDDGRLLHINSAAQDLLERSLKSLEKTAAVDLFTDAEAFNKAFDYVSGRKLSSVRLTLTLRKAMENVPANVTLTRLEAMPWRILIELREFEQHALAERNERLFHEIEIYKDTFRNLAHEVKNPLGGLRGAAQLLEMELQDPLLKEYTQVIIDEADRLQGLVDRLIRPSQSQLSLSVINIHEVCERVHALIRAEYQDRITIVKDYDASVPDMKADMAKLVQAYLNLARNAAQSLLGDAQSRLSPDGGQDSAEGKKGNTEHADNSLERVGPKLILRTRILNKFYLLNKVHRLVVVVSVVDNGAGVPKHLKDRIFHPLVTGRAEGTGLGLSLAQELVHQHGGVIEFDSEPGHTEFRMLLPLEQV
- the ntrC gene encoding nitrogen regulation protein NR(I) encodes the protein MKTIWIVDDDQAIRWVLDKALQRAGMAPTCFERARDVLEALQTEQPDVLVTDIRMPDISGIDLLKAIKQRAADLPVIVMTAYTDLDSTVTAFHEGAFDYLVKPFDVNEAVALIERAYEHGRENTDKGTEPTILAPALTSDYDRMMTQSSSRQMQEIFRAIGRLAPSKVTVLITGESGTGKELIARAVHKHGTRAGKPFVALNAAAIPRDLLEAELFGHERGSFTGASAQRRGRFEEANGGTLFLDEIGDMPLELQTRLLRVLAEGNFYRIGGSQPVSVDVRIIAATHQPLEVRVEQGTFREDLFHRLNVIRLRVPPLRERREDIGQLAAHFLKVAASSLGVAPKQLSTEALEILQQFDFPGNVRQLENFCHWLTVMSPAQRIDKNDLPPELMASLSFSPGTERSADGVAASAGSVGSLAETAGHWSASPTATTVGQLSHAPLPGAEVSQQNWLDKLEHEVQQRLQSNEKDIMAHLTQEFERIVLTTTLENCRGRRIDAAARLGIGRNTVTRKLKELGIEHL